TCGGGACGGTTCCGACGGGGCGTGCGCTCCGCGTCAGGTTCGTCTTCAGTTCGGCCGGCGAGAGCCGGCGGTTGGCGTCCAGCATCGTCGCGAGGACGCCCGCGGCGTGGGGTGCGGCGGCCGACGTGCCGTAGAACCCGTTCGCGTAGACGCTGGAGGTGACGCCGTCGGCGGCCACCACGTCGGGCTTGCGTCGGCCGTCGATGGTCGGCCCGCGCGAGGAGAACGACTCCAGACGCCCCGTCGCGTGGTCGTACGCGCCGACGCTGACCGCGCGGCGGTTCGTCGCCGCCAGCGTGAGACTGCGCGCGTCCGTCCACTCGTCGGTGAACTCGGCACCGTCGTTCAGGAACACGTCGAAGTCGGCCGTCCCGTCGGCGCTCACCCGCTCTATCGTCAGGTACGCGGTGGAGATGCCGTAGTCGTCGAGGTACTCGGTGAACGCCTCGGTCGGGTTTTGCGCACCGACTTGATAGTCGTCGGCGCAGCGGAGGGCAGTCGCGTTCTCCACGTCCGCGTCGGCGTACAGGCAGAGCTTGTAATCTTGGTCGGTGCCGGGCCAGTCGTTCCACTGCGCCCACACCGTGACCCGGTCGTTCGCGTCGATGGCGAGCGACTCCGTGGACCCGTTCACGTTCAGGTAGCCGTCGCCGTCGGGGTCCGACCACGTCCCGTTCCAGTGGTGTCCGCCCGCGGAGTTCCCGGCGGAGACGACCCACGACGTGCCGTTCGCGACGCTGTCGCCGATGGCGTCGTCCATCTCCGAGGTGCCGTCCAGCGGACCGACGTTGTACCACCCGAGCGACATCGACACCACGTCCGTCGAGGTGTTCGATTCGAGCCAGTCGACGGCCCGGTAGAAGTCGAACAGCGAGTCGACGCGCACCAGTACGAGCGAGGCGTTCGGCGCCGTCTCGGCGACGAGTTCGGCCGTCGCCGTCCCGTGACCGCCGGTGCCGTCGACGCCGGCACCGGTGTAGTCTCTCGTCTTCGCCACGCGCCCCTTCAGCGCGGGGTGGTCCAGGTCGAACTGGTCGACGTCTATCACGGCGACGGTGACGTTCGCGCCGCCGTACCCGCGCGCGTGGAGCGACTCCAACTCGGCCGTCTGGAGCGCTTCCGTCGTCCCGTCGGACCCGGCGAACGAGACGGGTCGGACCGGAGCGCGGACGAACGACACGGCCGACTCGTTCGCCAGCGCCAGTATCTCCTCGCGCGTCGCCGTCGCCTCGACGTACCGGCCGTGCGCCGCGGTTCGCGCGTCGCGGCCGAGGACGCGGGCGACTGCGGCCCGCCCGGCGGCGACGTTCGCGGCGTCGAGTTCGACGACGACGGACCGCCCGGCGGGGCCGTCGCTCGACCGGACCGACAGCGTTCCGGCGCGACGGACCGTCGCCGTTCGGTCCGTCTCGCCGTCGTCCGAGAGCAGTTCCGCGCCGACCTTCGCCCGCGTCGCGTTCGGGACGGCCGCGGGGCGGCGGTCGGACGGCGTCGTCGTGGCGGAGTCGGCCGTCGGTCGTGGCGTGGTCGTCTCCTGCAGTATGGTAGTACGCGTGCGCGTTGGAGAGGGCGTCGCCGTGCGCGCCGTCACCGTCCGTGTGGCCGTCTCCGCCTGTGTGGGTGCCACCGTCGTCGCCGACTGCGTCGCCCGGCCGCCGGCTGCCCCACTCTCGGCGGGCGTCCCGCCGAACGCCGCGACGACGGGCGGGGCGACGCCAGCGAGGACGACGGCGACGGCGACGACTGCGACGAACGCGGTCCGAGAGCGCATCAGGTCCCCCCGCGACCGAGGGCCGCGGACGGGTCGTGCTTCACCGGCGTCTGCGGCGGCCGGACGGACGCCACGCCGTCGGCCGTCGCCAGCGCAGGCAACGCCTCGACGGCGACGCGTCCTTCCACGAGCGACCCGTGGCGCGCCGTCGCGTCGAACGGCGGCGACGACGGTGGGTCGGCCCCGCCTCGGAGTTCGACGACGACGAGGACGCGCCCCTCGTCGTACGTCAACCCCTCGCGGTCGGCGTACGCCGACCGGTCGTCCGCCTCGACCAACCCGACGAGCGTGTCGTCGAGTCGCTCTCGCGCGTCGGCATCCACCGTGACCGGCCGCCGTTCGGCCGACGGCGTCGCTGTCCCCGTTCCCGTCCCATCCCGCTCCCCCGTCCCCGACGAACCGGCCTCCGCCGTCGGGTGCCCCCCGAGACACCCCGACAGGCCCGCGACGCGGACCGAGACGAGACCGGCGACGAATCGACGTCGGGTCGAATCGTCGAACACGACCGCCGGTTTCTATCGAGGGAGAATATCTCTTTTGGGTGACTATCTGAACGGAGATACTGAATCGAACTGTGATACGACGGACGAGCCAGTTATCGTCCGCGGGCACTAAACCGAGAGAATGAACGCCGCACGTCTCTTGGC
This portion of the Halogeometricum rufum genome encodes:
- a CDS encoding S8 family serine peptidase, whose product is MRSRTAFVAVVAVAVVLAGVAPPVVAAFGGTPAESGAAGGRATQSATTVAPTQAETATRTVTARTATPSPTRTRTTILQETTTPRPTADSATTTPSDRRPAAVPNATRAKVGAELLSDDGETDRTATVRRAGTLSVRSSDGPAGRSVVVELDAANVAAGRAAVARVLGRDARTAAHGRYVEATATREEILALANESAVSFVRAPVRPVSFAGSDGTTEALQTAELESLHARGYGGANVTVAVIDVDQFDLDHPALKGRVAKTRDYTGAGVDGTGGHGTATAELVAETAPNASLVLVRVDSLFDFYRAVDWLESNTSTDVVSMSLGWYNVGPLDGTSEMDDAIGDSVANGTSWVVSAGNSAGGHHWNGTWSDPDGDGYLNVNGSTESLAIDANDRVTVWAQWNDWPGTDQDYKLCLYADADVENATALRCADDYQVGAQNPTEAFTEYLDDYGISTAYLTIERVSADGTADFDVFLNDGAEFTDEWTDARSLTLAATNRRAVSVGAYDHATGRLESFSSRGPTIDGRRKPDVVAADGVTSSVYANGFYGTSAAAPHAAGVLATMLDANRRLSPAELKTNLTRSARPVGTVPNAQTGYGEVDASNALARLGAYDLPPDGRLRYDGDYRLDTGGSATPDSLVVDAANVTLDGDGRAFAAAEGGAVLTTTANATTLTVRDLTVRDRPVGVEASNLTTLELTNVSAETTTALRASNVSNVTLTNVSPDDAPSFDLQGENLSVALDSADAPPNRSRLSAAPNLTFARANRTANVSVGNATTNATNATVTLRYDESHANESTVAVWTNAGGDWTETNASVDTDANAVTVEANENGTYGVYAVGEPAANRTNLSLSAEVDATATGNAAVSNVGRANLTVLDADIVGPDADQFGLANPPKNVTVTPGTTLDVTVSYAPNASGDHAATLSVTTAELGVLDVALDGTATVPTTPTPTPSPTPTSTPTATPTPEDDDSSGSGSSGAPPPPPAPSTPEPTPTPTLTATPTVTHTTTTPTVTATVTATNTPAATPTPRPERAAAERESETATRVELTATDAERTTASAGRTATTQSNESGDRRATPAVTGTGVPGFSPVTAVVAVAAAALLLLRRD